The following are from one region of the Sediminispirochaeta bajacaliforniensis DSM 16054 genome:
- a CDS encoding glycosyltransferase family 4 protein — protein MRILFIVSSLGPGGAERVLSSLANSWSKRHEISVLTLRSPQHDFYVLAPEVNRVSLDIERKYWYWPWAHWAIIRGIRKTADRLKPDFVVSFVIKTNIFCLLAKPKEPLVVCEHSILDRADIDWRQEFLRKHLYGRAFKIGVLTDSIRSSFMQRYPDIDAKKVVVLPNPVSFPDASAIHKISSADLFPSENIPVKIIVSLGRLVPIKGFLALIKAFVLCYRKIPETRLVIFGDGPERKKLETAIPANLTGKILLPGITDNPAGVLAVADLYAVSSRFEGFPMGIVEALSSGVSCVGFDVPGVRDVVESGKTGLLVPHGKVEALADAMIRLLSNPTELTTMGQEAREIAAKYSPDKVDTIWFERVFVHEA, from the coding sequence ATGAGAATCCTCTTTATCGTCTCTTCCCTGGGACCGGGAGGTGCGGAACGCGTGCTCAGCAGTTTGGCGAACAGCTGGTCGAAGAGGCACGAAATTTCTGTCCTTACATTACGTAGTCCCCAGCATGATTTTTACGTTCTGGCGCCCGAAGTCAATCGTGTTTCCCTCGACATTGAAAGAAAGTATTGGTATTGGCCCTGGGCCCATTGGGCTATTATACGCGGTATTAGGAAAACTGCAGATCGACTGAAGCCTGATTTTGTTGTTAGTTTCGTCATCAAAACCAATATTTTCTGCCTGCTTGCCAAGCCAAAGGAACCGTTGGTTGTTTGTGAACATAGTATCTTAGATCGTGCGGATATTGATTGGCGGCAGGAATTCCTGCGAAAACATTTATACGGTCGGGCTTTTAAGATTGGAGTGCTTACCGATAGTATTCGAAGCTCTTTTATGCAACGATACCCTGACATCGATGCAAAGAAAGTGGTTGTCCTTCCTAATCCGGTGAGCTTTCCCGATGCTTCGGCAATACATAAAATTTCTTCTGCTGATTTATTTCCGTCGGAAAATATTCCTGTCAAAATAATTGTGTCTTTGGGACGGCTTGTTCCCATCAAGGGGTTTTTGGCCTTAATCAAGGCTTTTGTTCTGTGTTACCGAAAGATTCCAGAGACAAGACTTGTCATTTTCGGGGATGGACCGGAACGGAAAAAGCTTGAAACGGCTATTCCCGCTAACCTGACTGGAAAAATCTTGCTTCCGGGAATAACCGATAACCCCGCCGGGGTACTTGCCGTCGCCGATCTGTATGCAGTTTCTTCGCGGTTTGAGGGCTTTCCTATGGGAATCGTGGAAGCTCTGTCTTCTGGAGTTTCGTGTGTCGGTTTTGATGTACCTGGTGTCCGGGATGTTGTTGAATCGGGAAAGACAGGTCTTCTTGTTCCTCACGGAAAAGTCGAGGCCCTGGCGGATGCTATGATCAGATTGCTTTCCAATCCAACGGAGCTTACGACCATGGGGCAAGAAGCGCGTGAGATCGCAGCAAAATACAGTCCTGATAAAGTGGATACTATCTGGTTTGAAAGGGTTTTTGTTCATGAAGCCTGA
- a CDS encoding polysaccharide deacetylase family protein, which produces MKPAFLITIDTEGDNLWTSTAGPVSMENGRYLPRFQNLCEKYGFLPTYLTDYDMGRSPDFLHFAEETLKRGTCEIGMHLHAWSTPPAHPLDSEVRRPQPYLIEYPDEVMEEKIDRVTHTLRSQLGSGVVAHRAGRWAMDERYLRMLVNAGYSVDCSVTPGVALKPSSPASPLSPRGYERFPESAYEPSLSDFRRSGSSGLLELPVTIGIRRRAFKMFTPLLPGKLSRRLLRPLWLRPNGENLEDMLKLVRCHIASGADYLEFMIHSSELMPGGSPYFSDHESVERLYLHLETLFSQLKDVTQGMTLSGYRNHYFSSLSAKESL; this is translated from the coding sequence ATGAAACCTGCTTTTCTTATTACCATTGATACGGAGGGAGATAATCTTTGGACCTCTACAGCCGGCCCCGTGTCGATGGAAAATGGCCGGTATTTACCCAGATTTCAAAATCTATGTGAAAAATATGGATTTCTGCCGACCTATTTAACCGATTATGATATGGGGCGGAGTCCTGATTTTCTGCATTTTGCAGAGGAAACCTTAAAACGCGGTACCTGTGAAATTGGGATGCATCTCCATGCTTGGTCGACACCTCCGGCTCATCCTTTAGATAGTGAGGTACGTCGCCCTCAGCCCTATCTTATCGAATATCCCGATGAGGTAATGGAAGAAAAAATTGATAGGGTGACGCATACATTACGAAGTCAATTGGGTTCTGGTGTTGTAGCGCATCGGGCTGGCCGTTGGGCTATGGACGAGCGCTATCTGCGTATGCTTGTGAATGCCGGATATTCTGTGGATTGTTCCGTTACACCTGGAGTGGCATTAAAACCATCCTCTCCGGCTTCTCCTCTTTCTCCGCGAGGCTATGAACGTTTTCCCGAAAGCGCCTATGAACCATCGCTTTCCGATTTTCGACGTTCAGGCTCTTCTGGTTTGTTGGAGTTGCCGGTTACCATTGGAATTAGGCGTAGGGCTTTCAAGATGTTTACTCCCTTGCTTCCTGGTAAGCTTTCCCGAAGGCTTTTACGGCCGCTATGGCTCCGTCCCAACGGAGAAAACCTCGAGGATATGCTTAAGCTTGTGCGTTGCCACATTGCATCCGGCGCCGATTATCTGGAGTTTATGATTCACTCTTCCGAATTGATGCCCGGGGGCAGTCCCTACTTTTCCGATCATGAAAGCGTGGAAAGGCTCTATCTTCATCTTGAAACGCTCTTTTCGCAACTGAAGGATGTAACTCAGGGAATGACCTTATCCGGGTATCGTAATCACTATTTTTCTTCTCTATCCGCTAAGGAGTCTCTATGA